In Eubacteriales bacterium mix99, the DNA window GTAAAGTTCTGATTACCGGAGCCTGTCTGCTTTTGATTCCCTCCCTGATTTCCCATTTTACGCCTGAAAAAAAAGCATCGGATCATCCGGCTTCCGCCGGCAATTCTGATGAGATCATTATCGTAATGGCTTCGGAACAGGAGGAGAAACCGCAGGAAGAAGAGGAAGAAAGAAAAGGGGATACGGTCCTTTCCCTGTATGACCACAGGGCAAAAAAACGGATCCGGCTTCCGCTGGAGGAATATCTGGTCGGCGTGGTCGCAGGAGAGATGCCGGCTTCTTTTGAAGAGGAAGCCCTGAAGGCGCAGGCTGTGGCAGCCAGGACCTTTGCCGTCCGTCATATGCGTTCCCTTGGCGGCAGCGGATGCAGTCAGCATAAGGGAGCAGACGTATGCAGTTCCTTTGCGCATTGCCAGGAGTGGCTGTCCGGGACGCAGATGCGCAAAAACTGGGGAAAGAATTTTGATGCCTGTCATGAAAAAATCCGTCAGGCAGTCCAAAGTACAAAGGGGAAAACCATGATGTACGATGGCAAACCCATCGAGGTCCTGTACTATTCCACCAGCAACGGGAAAACCGAGGAAGCCAGCGAGGTGTTTTCCAGGTCCCTTCCTTATTATCATTCGGTGGACAGTGCCGGAGAAGAGGATGCGCCCAATTTTGCAGACAACGTCACCTATTCCAATCAAAAGTTTGCCGGAATCTTTCAGTCGAAGTATGGTGTTCGGCTGGATCCCGGCCATCTGGAAAAGCAGATTAAAATAAACGGATACACGAAAAGCGGAAGGATCCGGGATTTGACCATCGGCGGAAGAAATCTGAAAGCCACGGAGTTCCGGCTGCTCTATCAGTTGAATTCCACGGATATCACCTTTGTATTCAGCAAGGATCACATCACTATGAAAACGAAAGGCTTTGGCCACGGTGTGGGAATGAGCCAGGTCGGTGCAGACCGGATGGCCCGGCAGGGGAAGGACTATCAGGAAATCCTGCACCATTATTATCAGGGAGTGGAAATTCACAATTACTGAAACCCATAGCTCCTGACAAGCCTTGCACGCCGCAGGATAATTCTCCACAGGGTCCCTGTCGGACTTCTTCAGCTACGAAAGCCTCATACCGCAGGATAATTCTGAAAACAGTGCTTTCTATGGTATTAATTGCCTGAAACCTGGCAAAACTACCATTGGAGGTGGTATTATGGAGAAATTATCATGGAAAGAAAGATGGAAAAAGACATTCAACCGGAAAAATTTCTCGGGATTTGCTGAGAAGTATGGGTTTTCCATTCTTTTGCTGCTGTGTTTGTGCATTATTGGAGCCACTGCTTTTCTGACGCATGACAGGAAGGGCAGGAGTCCCGACAACGTCCGAAAGGAGCCGGGAGTGGTTCAGGAGGAGCCGGAGAAATCGCCGGATTTATCAGCGGAGGACAAGCCTGAGGACATCGTGGATCTCACCGGAGGGAAGAGCACCGCCAAGGGCGGGAATCAGACGGCTCCGCCGGCAGAAAAGCAGGCTGCGGACCAGACGGTTCCGGAAAAGAAGCCGGCCGGGCAGAATGTTCCGGCAGAGACGAAGCAGGAGAATGCAAAAGCCGTTCCGGTATCTGCAGAGACCAGCGCGGATTCCAAAAAGATGGGTGCTCCTGCGGCCGGAGAGATGGTCCAGGATTACTCCATGGATGAGCTGGTATTTTCCTCCACCCTGA includes these proteins:
- the spoIID gene encoding stage II sporulation protein D, with protein sequence MKPLSKVLITGACLLLIPSLISHFTPEKKASDHPASAGNSDEIIIVMASEQEEKPQEEEEERKGDTVLSLYDHRAKKRIRLPLEEYLVGVVAGEMPASFEEEALKAQAVAARTFAVRHMRSLGGSGCSQHKGADVCSSFAHCQEWLSGTQMRKNWGKNFDACHEKIRQAVQSTKGKTMMYDGKPIEVLYYSTSNGKTEEASEVFSRSLPYYHSVDSAGEEDAPNFADNVTYSNQKFAGIFQSKYGVRLDPGHLEKQIKINGYTKSGRIRDLTIGGRNLKATEFRLLYQLNSTDITFVFSKDHITMKTKGFGHGVGMSQVGADRMARQGKDYQEILHHYYQGVEIHNY
- a CDS encoding M23 family metallopeptidase; translated protein: MEKLSWKERWKKTFNRKNFSGFAEKYGFSILLLLCLCIIGATAFLTHDRKGRSPDNVRKEPGVVQEEPEKSPDLSAEDKPEDIVDLTGGKSTAKGGNQTAPPAEKQAADQTVPEKKPAGQNVPAETKQENAKAVPVSAETSADSKKMGAPAAGEMVQDYSMDELVFSSTLKEWTTHSGVDITGAVGTEVQAALPGTVESIEEDPLKGIVITLSHGDGLQTVYMGLSAADMVQEGQKVEKGQVISGIGRTAAFEITDDPHLHFEVLQNGEHQDPMEYLPGK